The Pseudomonas sp. FP2309 genome has a window encoding:
- a CDS encoding NAD-glutamate dehydrogenase has product MAFFTAASKADFQHQLQAALAQHISEQALPQVALFAEQFFGIISLDELTQRRLSDLAGCTLSAWRLLERFDHTQPQVRVYNPDYERHGWQSTHTAVEVLHHDLPFLVDSVRTELNRRGYSIHTLQTTVLSVRRGNKGELLEILPKGTQGECIGQESLMYLEIDRCANAAELSVLSKELEQVLGEVRVAVADFEPMKAKVQDLLAGLDASRFEIDGEEKAEIKNFLEWLVGNHFTFLGYEEFVVRDEADGGHIEYDASSFLGLTKLLRAGLTADDLRIEDYAVAYLREPTVLSFAKAAHPSRVHRPAYPDYVSIREIDADGKVIKEHRFMGLYTSSVYGESVRVIPYIRRKVAEIERRSGFQAKAHLGKELAQVVEVLPRDDLFQTPVDELFSTVMSIVQIQERNKIRVFLRKDPYGRFCYCLAYVPRDIYSTEVRQKIQQVLMDRLKASDCEFWTFFSESVLARVQLILRVDPKNRLDIDTLQLEKEVVQACRSWQDDYSSLVVESFGEAQGTNVLADFPKGFPAGYRERFAAHSAVVDMQHLLSLTEANPLVMSFYQPLGQVSGQRELHCKLYHADTPLALSDVLPILENLGLRVLGEFPYRLRHANGREFWIHDFAFIAAEGVNLDIQQLNDTLQDAFVHIVHGDAENDAFNRLVLTAGLPWRDVALLRAYARYLKQIRLGFDLGYIASTLNNHTDIARELTRLFKTRFYLARKLTADDLDDKQQRLEQAILSALDDVQVLNEDRILRRYLDLIKATLRTNFYQTDANGQNKSYFSFKFDPRAIPELPKPVPKFEIFVYSPRVEGVHLRFGNVARGGLRWSDREEDFRTEVLGLVKAQQVKNSVIVPVGAKGGFLPRRLPLGGTRDEIAAEGIACYRIFISGLLDITDNLKDGALVPPANVVRHDDDDPYLVVAADKGTATFSDIANGIAIDYGFWLGDAFASGGSAGYDHKKMGITAKGAWVGVQRHFRERGINVQEDSITVVGVGDMAGDVFGNGLLMSDKLQLVAAFNHLHIFIDPNPNPATSFVERQRMFELPRSAWSDYDTSIMSEGGGIFSRSAKSIAISPQMKERFDIQADKLTPTELLNALLKAPVDLLWNGGIGTYVKASTESHADVGDKANDALRVNGNELRCKVVGEGGNLGMTQLGRVEFGLNGGGSNTDFIDNAGGVDCSDHEVNIKILLNEVVQAGDMTDKQRNQLLASMTDEVGSLVLGNNYKQTQALSLAARKAYERAAEYKRLMSDLEGRGKLDRAIEYLPTEEQLTERASNGKGLTRPELSVLISYSKIDLKEALLKSQVPDDEYLTRDMETAFPPSLVAKFSEAMRRHRLKREIVSTQIANDLVNHMGITFVQRLKESTGMSPANVAGAYVIVRDIFHLPHWFRQIEALDHQVSAEVQLELMDELMRLGRRATRWFLRSRRNEQDAGRDTAHFGPHLAALGLKLDELLEGPTREGWQTRYQAYTEAGVPELLARMVAGTTHLYTLLPIIEAADVTGHDAAEVAKAYFAVGSALDLPWYLQQISDLPVANNWQAQAREAFRDDVDWQQRAITIAVLQMADAPQDMEARVALWLEQHQDMADRWRAMMVEIRAAVGTDYAMYAVANRELLDLALSGQSVLQPA; this is encoded by the coding sequence ATGGCGTTCTTCACCGCAGCCAGCAAGGCCGACTTCCAGCATCAACTGCAAGCGGCACTGGCGCAGCACATCAGTGAACAGGCACTGCCACAAGTGGCGCTGTTCGCTGAACAATTCTTCGGCATCATTTCCCTGGACGAACTGACCCAGCGTCGCCTTTCCGACCTGGCCGGTTGCACCCTGTCTGCCTGGCGTTTGCTTGAGCGCTTCGATCACACCCAACCGCAAGTGCGGGTCTACAACCCCGATTACGAACGTCATGGCTGGCAGTCGACCCACACCGCGGTCGAAGTGCTGCACCATGACCTGCCGTTCCTGGTGGACTCGGTGCGTACCGAGCTGAACCGTCGCGGCTACAGCATCCACACCTTGCAGACCACCGTGCTCAGCGTGCGTCGCGGCAACAAAGGCGAGCTGCTGGAAATCCTGCCAAAAGGCACCCAGGGCGAATGCATCGGGCAAGAATCGCTGATGTACCTGGAGATCGACCGCTGCGCCAACGCCGCCGAGCTGAGCGTGCTGAGCAAAGAACTCGAGCAGGTATTGGGCGAAGTGCGCGTGGCCGTGGCCGATTTCGAGCCAATGAAAGCCAAGGTCCAGGACCTGCTGGCCGGTCTCGACGCCAGCCGGTTCGAGATCGATGGCGAAGAAAAAGCCGAGATCAAGAACTTCCTGGAATGGTTGGTGGGCAACCACTTCACCTTCCTGGGCTATGAAGAATTCGTGGTACGTGACGAGGCGGACGGCGGTCATATCGAATATGACGCCAGCTCCTTCCTCGGTCTGACCAAACTGCTGCGCGCCGGCCTGACCGCCGACGACCTGCGCATCGAAGACTACGCCGTGGCGTACCTGCGTGAACCGACCGTGCTGTCGTTCGCCAAGGCCGCGCACCCAAGCCGCGTGCACCGTCCGGCCTACCCGGACTACGTGTCGATCCGCGAGATCGATGCCGACGGCAAGGTGATCAAGGAACACCGCTTCATGGGCCTGTACACCTCGTCGGTGTATGGCGAAAGCGTGCGGGTCATCCCCTATATCCGCCGCAAAGTCGCCGAGATTGAGCGCCGTTCGGGCTTTCAGGCCAAGGCGCACCTGGGCAAGGAGCTGGCGCAGGTCGTTGAAGTGCTGCCCCGCGATGACCTGTTCCAGACCCCGGTCGACGAGCTGTTCAGCACCGTGATGTCCATCGTGCAGATCCAGGAACGCAACAAGATCCGCGTGTTCCTGCGCAAAGACCCGTACGGCCGTTTCTGCTACTGCCTGGCCTATGTGCCGCGCGATATCTACTCCACCGAAGTGCGCCAGAAGATCCAGCAAGTGCTGATGGATCGTTTGAAAGCATCGGACTGCGAATTCTGGACGTTCTTCTCCGAATCGGTACTGGCCCGTGTCCAACTGATTCTGCGGGTAGACCCGAAGAACCGCCTCGACATCGACACGCTGCAACTGGAAAAAGAAGTGGTGCAGGCCTGCCGCAGCTGGCAGGACGACTACTCCAGCCTGGTGGTGGAAAGCTTCGGCGAAGCCCAGGGCACCAACGTGCTGGCGGACTTCCCGAAAGGCTTCCCGGCCGGTTACCGCGAGCGTTTCGCCGCGCATTCGGCCGTGGTCGACATGCAGCACCTGCTCAGCCTGACCGAAGCCAACCCGCTGGTGATGAGCTTCTATCAGCCGCTGGGCCAGGTTTCCGGCCAGCGTGAGCTGCATTGCAAGCTCTACCACGCCGACACCCCACTGGCGCTGTCCGATGTGCTGCCGATCCTGGAAAACCTCGGCCTGCGCGTGCTGGGTGAATTCCCCTATCGCCTGCGTCATGCCAATGGCCGTGAGTTCTGGATCCATGACTTTGCGTTCATCGCCGCCGAAGGCGTGAACCTGGATATCCAGCAGCTCAACGACACCCTGCAGGATGCGTTCGTGCACATTGTGCATGGCGATGCCGAGAACGATGCGTTCAACCGCCTGGTGCTGACCGCCGGCCTGCCATGGCGCGACGTGGCGTTGCTGCGTGCCTACGCCCGTTACCTGAAACAGATCCGCCTGGGCTTCGACCTGGGTTATATCGCCAGCACCCTGAACAACCACACCGACATCGCCCGCGAGTTGACCCGGTTGTTCAAGACCCGCTTCTACCTGGCGCGCAAGCTCACCGCCGACGATCTGGACGACAAGCAGCAGCGCCTGGAACAAGCGATCCTCAGCGCCCTGGACGATGTTCAGGTGCTCAACGAAGACCGCATCCTGCGTCGCTACCTGGACCTGATCAAGGCTACCCTGCGCACCAACTTCTACCAGACCGACGCCAACGGCCAGAACAAGTCCTACTTCAGCTTCAAGTTCGACCCACGTGCCATTCCCGAGCTGCCCAAGCCGGTGCCGAAGTTTGAAATCTTCGTCTACTCGCCACGGGTTGAGGGTGTGCACCTGCGCTTCGGCAATGTTGCGCGCGGTGGCCTGCGCTGGTCCGACCGTGAAGAAGACTTCCGTACCGAAGTGCTGGGCCTGGTAAAAGCCCAGCAGGTGAAGAACTCGGTGATCGTGCCGGTGGGCGCCAAAGGCGGTTTCCTGCCGCGTCGCCTGCCGTTGGGCGGTACCCGGGACGAGATCGCGGCCGAAGGCATCGCCTGCTACCGCATCTTCATTTCCGGCCTGCTGGACATCACCGACAACCTCAAGGACGGCGCCCTGGTGCCTCCGGCCAACGTCGTGCGCCATGACGACGATGACCCGTACCTGGTAGTCGCAGCGGACAAGGGCACCGCAACCTTCTCCGACATCGCCAACGGCATCGCCATCGACTACGGCTTCTGGCTGGGCGACGCGTTTGCCTCCGGTGGTTCGGCCGGTTACGACCACAAGAAAATGGGCATCACCGCCAAGGGCGCGTGGGTGGGTGTGCAGCGCCATTTCCGTGAGCGCGGCATCAATGTGCAGGAAGACAGCATCACCGTGGTGGGCGTCGGCGATATGGCCGGTGACGTGTTCGGTAACGGCCTGTTGATGTCGGACAAGCTGCAACTGGTCGCGGCCTTCAACCACTTGCATATCTTCATCGACCCGAACCCGAACCCGGCGACCAGCTTCGTTGAGCGTCAGCGCATGTTCGAGCTGCCGCGTTCGGCCTGGAGCGATTACGACACCAGCATCATGTCCGAGGGCGGCGGTATTTTCTCGCGCAGCGCGAAAAGCATTGCCATCTCGCCGCAGATGAAAGAGCGCTTCGACATCCAGGCCGACAAGCTGACCCCGACCGAACTGCTCAATGCCTTGCTCAAGGCGCCGGTGGACCTGTTGTGGAACGGCGGGATCGGCACCTATGTCAAGGCCAGCACCGAAAGCCATGCCGACGTGGGCGACAAGGCCAACGACGCCTTGCGCGTCAATGGCAACGAGCTGCGCTGCAAAGTGGTGGGTGAGGGCGGTAACCTGGGCATGACCCAACTGGGTCGTGTGGAATTCGGCCTCAATGGCGGCGGTTCCAACACCGACTTTATCGACAACGCCGGTGGTGTGGACTGCTCCGACCACGAAGTGAACATCAAGATCCTGCTCAACGAAGTGGTACAGGCCGGTGACATGACCGACAAGCAACGCAACCAGTTGCTGGCGAGCATGACCGACGAAGTCGGCAGCCTGGTGTTGGGCAACAACTACAAGCAAACCCAGGCGTTGTCCCTGGCTGCGCGCAAGGCTTACGAGCGCGCCGCCGAGTACAAGCGCCTGATGAGCGACCTGGAAGGCCGTGGCAAGCTGGACCGCGCCATCGAGTACCTGCCGACCGAGGAGCAGCTCACCGAGCGCGCTTCGAACGGCAAGGGCCTGACGCGTCCGGAGCTGTCGGTGTTGATCTCCTACAGCAAAATCGACCTCAAGGAAGCCTTGCTCAAGTCCCAGGTGCCGGATGACGAGTACCTGACCCGCGACATGGAGACCGCGTTCCCGCCAAGCCTGGTGGCCAAGTTCTCCGAGGCCATGCGTCGCCACCGTCTCAAGCGCGAGATCGTCAGCACCCAGATCGCCAACGATCTGGTCAACCACATGGGCATCACCTTCGTTCAACGCCTCAAAGAGTCGACCGGCATGAGCCCGGCGAACGTGGCGGGTGCGTATGTGATCGTGCGTGACATCTTCCACCTCCCGCACTGGTTCCGTCAGATCGAAGCCCTGGACCACCAGGTGTCTGCCGAGGTGCAACTGGAGCTGATGGACGAGCTGATGCGCCTGGGGCGTCGTGCTACGCGCTGGTTCCTGCGCAGCCGCCGCAATGAGCAGGACGCCGGGCGCGATACCGCGCACTTCGGTCCGCACCTGGCTGCGCTGGGCCTCAAGCTCGACGAACTGCTGGAAGGGCCGACCCGCGAAGGCTGGCAGACCCGTTACCAGGCTTACACCGAAGCCGGCGTACCTGAGTTGTTGGCCCGTATGGTGGCGGGCACTACGCACCTGTACACCTTGCTGCCGATCATCGAAGCCGCTGACGTCACCGGGCATGACGCCGCCGAAGTGGCCAAGGCTTACTTCGCCGTCGGCAGCGCGCTGGACTTGCCATGGTACCTGCAGCAGATCAGCGATCTGCCGGTGGCCAACAACTGGCAGGCCCAGGCCCGCGAAGCGTTCCGCGACGATGTGGACTGGCAGCAACGGGCGATCACCATTGCTGTTCTGCAAATGGCCGACGCGCCACAAGACATGGAAGCCCGTGTGGCACTGTGGCTTGAGCAGCACCAGGACATGGCTGATCGCTGGCGCGCAATGATGGTGGAAATTCGTGCTGCGGTCGGCACGGACTACGCCATGTATGCAGTGGCCAACCGTGAATTGCTCGACCTGGCGTTGAGCGGTCAGTCGGTGCTGCAACCGGCTTGA
- a CDS encoding MoxR family ATPase, producing MEHREALLALRTFLSTQILGQEKLIDRLLIALLADGHMLVEGAPGLAKTKAIKELAEGIEAQFHRIQFTPDLLPADITGTEIYRPETGSFVFQQGPIFHNLVLADEINRAPAKVQSALLEAMAERQVSVGRSTYDLSPLFLVMATQNPIEQEGTYPLPEAQLDRFLMHVKIGFPDAAVERRILQQARGEALNGETKPERRVSQQAIFAARKEILGLYMADAVEEYLVQLVMATRTPAKFDPEMAEWIAYGASPRGSIALDRCARAHAWLAGRDFVSPEDIQAVLFDVLRHRIILSFEAEAAGIDQDRVVQRILDVVAVA from the coding sequence ATGGAACATCGTGAAGCGCTGCTCGCGCTGCGAACCTTTCTTTCTACGCAGATTCTCGGCCAGGAAAAACTCATCGATCGCCTGCTGATCGCCTTGCTTGCCGACGGCCATATGCTGGTAGAAGGCGCGCCGGGCCTGGCCAAGACCAAGGCCATCAAAGAGTTGGCCGAGGGCATTGAAGCGCAGTTCCATCGTATCCAGTTCACCCCCGACCTGTTGCCCGCCGACATCACCGGCACCGAGATCTATCGCCCGGAAACCGGCAGCTTCGTGTTCCAGCAAGGGCCGATCTTCCACAACCTGGTGCTGGCGGACGAAATCAACCGCGCACCGGCCAAGGTGCAGTCGGCATTGCTCGAGGCCATGGCCGAGCGCCAGGTCAGCGTGGGCCGCAGTACCTATGACCTGTCGCCGCTGTTTCTGGTGATGGCCACGCAAAACCCCATCGAGCAGGAAGGCACCTACCCATTGCCCGAGGCTCAGCTCGACCGCTTCCTGATGCACGTCAAAATCGGTTTTCCGGACGCCGCCGTAGAGCGCCGTATCCTGCAACAGGCCCGTGGCGAAGCCCTCAATGGGGAAACCAAACCCGAACGCCGCGTCAGCCAGCAGGCGATCTTCGCCGCGCGCAAGGAAATCCTCGGCCTGTACATGGCCGACGCGGTGGAGGAATACCTGGTGCAATTGGTCATGGCCACGCGCACGCCGGCCAAGTTCGACCCCGAGATGGCCGAGTGGATCGCCTATGGCGCCAGCCCGCGCGGTTCCATTGCCCTGGACCGCTGCGCGCGCGCCCATGCCTGGCTGGCCGGTCGCGACTTCGTCAGCCCGGAAGATATCCAGGCCGTGCTGTTCGACGTGCTGCGCCACCGCATTATCTTGTCGTTCGAGGCCGAAGCCGCCGGCATTGACCAGGATCGCGTGGTGCAGCGCATTCTCGACGTCGTTGCCGTCGCTTGA
- a CDS encoding DUF58 domain-containing protein encodes MNAGDGIRVTLSELIEMRHRVREVQLFSTPSQRSPLIGLHHSKLRGRGVDFDQVRVYQAGDDVRTIDWRVTARTQEPHTKLFHEERERPIFIMVEQSCRLFFGSGQMFKSVLAAQAASLIGWAALGHNDRVGGLVFGDNEHYEIKPRRSKQSLLQLLNRLVRVNQSLDTQTRPEADALGMALRRGREVLRPGSLVIVICDERALTESAEQQLSLLSRHCDLLLLPVSDPLDHALPAAGLLRFAQRGALLELDTLNVDLRQAYKAQAEARIARWELLAQKLRVLLMPLSTQSEMVEQLREYLNPQRPAKKQ; translated from the coding sequence ATGAACGCCGGCGATGGTATCCGCGTCACGCTCAGTGAGCTGATTGAGATGCGCCACCGCGTGCGCGAAGTGCAGCTGTTTTCCACGCCCAGCCAGCGCAGCCCCTTGATCGGCCTGCACCACTCCAAGCTGCGTGGGCGCGGGGTCGATTTCGACCAAGTGCGCGTCTACCAGGCCGGCGACGATGTGCGCACCATCGACTGGCGGGTGACGGCACGCACCCAGGAACCGCACACCAAGCTGTTCCACGAAGAGCGCGAACGCCCGATCTTCATCATGGTGGAGCAAAGCTGTCGGTTGTTTTTCGGGTCGGGCCAGATGTTCAAATCAGTGCTCGCCGCCCAGGCCGCGAGCCTGATTGGCTGGGCTGCCCTGGGGCACAACGACCGCGTCGGCGGGTTAGTGTTCGGCGACAACGAGCACTACGAAATCAAACCGCGACGCAGCAAGCAAAGCCTGCTGCAACTGCTGAACCGCCTGGTGCGGGTCAACCAGAGCCTCGACACGCAAACCCGCCCCGAAGCCGACGCCCTGGGCATGGCGTTGCGTCGAGGGCGCGAAGTGCTGCGCCCCGGCAGCCTGGTGATTGTGATCTGCGATGAGCGCGCCCTCACCGAAAGCGCCGAGCAACAATTAAGCCTGCTGTCGCGCCATTGCGACCTGCTGCTGTTACCGGTCTCCGACCCGCTGGACCACGCCCTGCCCGCCGCCGGGCTGCTGCGCTTCGCGCAACGAGGCGCATTGTTGGAACTGGACACCCTCAACGTCGACTTGCGCCAGGCCTACAAAGCCCAGGCCGAAGCGCGCATCGCCCGCTGGGAATTGCTCGCGCAGAAGTTGCGCGTGTTGCTGATGCCCTTGAGCACCCAGAGCGAAATGGTCGAGCAACTGCGCGAATACCTCAACCCGCAACGCCCGGCCAAAAAACAATGA
- a CDS encoding VWA domain-containing protein, with product MFEFAWPWIFVLLPLPWVMRLLLPAADSGEPALNISYLSDLEGLAKRRARVNLPGWRQQAPFVVLWLLLLTAAARPQWLGEPLPIAASGRDLLVAVDVSGSMDFPDMHWQDEDVSRLSLVKHLLGDFLEGRDGDRVGLILFGSQAYLQAPLTFDRRTVRSWLDEARIGIAGKNTAIGDAIGLALKRLRQRPAQSRVLILVTDGANNAGQIDPLTAARLAAEEGVKIYPIGIGADPEQTGSLGILGVNPSLDLDEPALKAIAAATGGEYFRARDGEELQTIKETLDRLEPVEQQPTQARPAQALYSGPLALALILSMLLVIQERWPNNALQRVLNKLSSKGIFLQQHPQWRQRLKRLRLRRRR from the coding sequence ATGTTTGAATTCGCCTGGCCGTGGATCTTCGTCCTGCTGCCCTTGCCCTGGGTGATGCGCTTGCTGCTTCCTGCGGCCGACAGCGGCGAGCCGGCCCTCAACATCAGCTACCTCAGCGACCTCGAAGGCTTGGCCAAGCGCCGTGCCCGCGTGAACCTGCCGGGCTGGCGCCAGCAAGCACCGTTCGTGGTGCTGTGGTTGCTGTTGCTGACCGCAGCCGCACGCCCGCAATGGCTCGGCGAACCGCTGCCGATTGCCGCCAGTGGCCGCGATTTGCTGGTGGCGGTGGACGTGTCCGGCTCCATGGACTTTCCCGACATGCACTGGCAGGACGAAGACGTCAGCCGCCTGAGCCTGGTCAAGCACCTGCTCGGCGACTTCCTGGAAGGCCGCGACGGCGACCGCGTGGGCCTGATCCTGTTCGGCAGCCAGGCCTACCTGCAAGCACCACTGACCTTCGACCGGCGCACCGTCCGCAGCTGGCTGGATGAAGCGCGCATCGGTATCGCCGGCAAAAACACTGCGATTGGCGACGCCATCGGCCTGGCGCTCAAACGCCTGCGCCAGCGTCCTGCGCAAAGCCGCGTGCTGATCCTGGTCACCGACGGCGCCAACAACGCCGGGCAGATCGACCCGTTGACCGCCGCGCGCCTGGCCGCCGAAGAAGGCGTGAAGATATACCCCATCGGCATCGGCGCCGACCCTGAGCAAACCGGCTCCCTGGGCATCCTCGGCGTCAACCCGAGCCTGGACCTCGACGAGCCGGCGCTCAAGGCCATCGCCGCCGCCACCGGCGGCGAGTATTTCCGTGCCCGCGATGGCGAAGAACTGCAAACCATCAAGGAAACCCTCGACAGGCTCGAACCCGTCGAACAGCAACCGACCCAGGCCCGTCCGGCCCAGGCCTTGTACAGCGGCCCGCTGGCCCTGGCGCTGATCCTGAGCATGCTGTTGGTGATTCAAGAGCGCTGGCCGAACAACGCCCTGCAACGCGTCCTTAACAAACTGTCGAGCAAGGGGATCTTCCTGCAACAACACCCGCAATGGCGCCAACGCCTCAAACGACTGCGCTTGCGGAGGCGTCGATGA
- a CDS encoding DUF4381 domain-containing protein has translation MSNLDQLQPLIAPPPIGFWPPAPGWWLLLLVIPLLGWGLWWLRRFLPTRRPLARAEQPLDPLRIAALAELALMPKPYDGAPAGAWLQQLNGLLKRLCRNDYPYSQSHTLNGRKWLAFLDNRCPAAGLTRWMVLVEGAYKPECKLDDKAIAGLTQAVDTWIRKHV, from the coding sequence ATGAGTAACCTCGACCAACTGCAACCGCTGATCGCCCCGCCGCCCATCGGCTTCTGGCCGCCCGCGCCGGGCTGGTGGTTACTGCTGCTGGTGATCCCGCTGCTCGGTTGGGGGTTGTGGTGGCTGCGCCGCTTTTTGCCCACGCGGCGCCCCCTCGCCCGCGCCGAACAACCGCTGGACCCGCTGCGCATCGCCGCCCTGGCGGAACTGGCGCTGATGCCAAAGCCCTACGACGGCGCGCCTGCGGGAGCCTGGCTGCAACAACTCAATGGCCTGCTCAAGCGTTTGTGCCGCAACGACTACCCCTACAGCCAGAGCCACACGCTCAATGGGCGCAAATGGCTGGCCTTCCTTGATAACCGCTGCCCGGCCGCCGGCCTGACGCGCTGGATGGTACTGGTCGAAGGCGCCTACAAGCCCGAATGCAAGCTCGACGACAAGGCCATCGCCGGGCTGACCCAGGCGGTCGATACCTGGATTCGCAAACATGTTTGA
- a CDS encoding tetratricopeptide repeat protein: MSDLWPHLFRPWWLLLLPLLGWLLWQLWHRQKRAGRWQMILPPAFHAVLLSGGSGRESKSPWVVLGIAWLLAVLALLGPSWQRVEQISQKPSDPLVVLLELTPEMLATDSPPNRLEQARRKLYDLLQARTDAQTAIVVYAGSAHTLVPLSDDLATSRNLLEALRPSIMPEPGHRADLAVDKALGLLNQSGLGQGRLLLIGSSLSKQERQGIRLLLQSNQAPSLSILGIGSRDGTPVTQESGEFLKDEQGAILIPRLDSPTLKAFASEMGGRYRAARLDDKDLRQLGVLDPPQALRNDGQLLHLDSWADQGYWLLLPLLLLAACAGRRGWLFCLPLLLMAAPQPSYAFEFQDLWLRPDQQGQYLLKKKRPAEAAEHFQDTQWQGVALYEAGNYAEAIKRFAEGDDAYSHYNRGNALAKSGELEAAIDAYEQALEAQPDLQPALKNKALVETLMQEQAQPEPEQPAKNEDDETRQPGQTAQPGASGQTTRGGDESSQGQGEASPGDAQAGATPPTGGNEVPGSELGDEQTTTPPLRPTDARLDGEHRQALEQWLREIPDNPGELLRRKFWYEQQQHQDKTR, translated from the coding sequence ATGAGCGACCTGTGGCCACACCTGTTCCGCCCCTGGTGGCTATTGCTGCTGCCGCTGCTCGGCTGGTTGCTGTGGCAGTTGTGGCACCGGCAAAAACGCGCCGGCCGTTGGCAGATGATCCTGCCCCCGGCGTTCCATGCCGTGCTGCTCAGCGGCGGCAGTGGCCGTGAAAGTAAATCGCCGTGGGTGGTGCTCGGGATTGCCTGGTTACTGGCGGTGCTGGCACTGCTTGGCCCCAGCTGGCAACGGGTGGAGCAAATCAGCCAGAAGCCGTCCGACCCGTTGGTGGTGTTGCTGGAACTGACCCCGGAAATGCTCGCCACCGACAGCCCGCCCAATCGCCTCGAACAGGCGCGGCGCAAGCTGTATGACCTGCTGCAGGCGCGCACCGATGCGCAGACCGCCATCGTCGTGTATGCCGGCAGCGCCCACACCCTGGTGCCGCTGTCGGATGACCTGGCCACCAGCCGCAACCTGCTCGAAGCCCTGCGCCCCTCGATCATGCCCGAGCCCGGCCACCGCGCCGACCTGGCCGTGGACAAAGCCCTCGGCCTGCTCAACCAGAGCGGCCTGGGCCAGGGGCGCCTGCTGCTGATCGGCTCGTCGCTTTCCAAACAGGAACGCCAAGGCATTCGCCTGTTGCTGCAAAGCAACCAGGCGCCGTCGTTGTCGATCCTCGGCATCGGCAGTCGCGACGGCACGCCGGTGACCCAGGAAAGCGGCGAATTCCTCAAGGACGAACAAGGCGCGATCCTGATCCCGCGCCTCGACAGCCCGACGCTCAAGGCCTTCGCCAGCGAAATGGGTGGCCGCTACCGTGCGGCGCGCCTCGACGACAAGGACCTGCGCCAGCTCGGCGTGCTCGACCCACCGCAAGCCCTGCGCAACGACGGCCAGTTACTGCACCTGGACAGCTGGGCCGACCAAGGTTACTGGCTGCTCTTGCCGCTGTTGCTGCTGGCAGCGTGCGCCGGTCGGCGTGGCTGGCTGTTCTGCCTGCCGTTGCTGCTGATGGCCGCGCCGCAACCCAGTTATGCCTTCGAGTTCCAGGACCTATGGCTGCGCCCCGACCAGCAAGGCCAATACCTGCTCAAGAAAAAACGCCCCGCCGAGGCCGCCGAACATTTTCAAGACACGCAATGGCAGGGCGTCGCGCTGTACGAAGCGGGAAACTATGCCGAGGCCATCAAACGCTTTGCCGAGGGCGATGACGCCTATTCCCACTACAACCGCGGTAATGCGCTGGCCAAGTCCGGCGAGCTGGAAGCGGCCATCGACGCCTATGAACAGGCCCTTGAAGCCCAACCCGACCTGCAACCAGCCCTGAAAAACAAGGCCCTAGTGGAAACCCTGATGCAGGAACAGGCCCAGCCCGAGCCCGAGCAGCCGGCCAAAAACGAAGATGACGAAACCCGTCAACCCGGCCAAACTGCGCAACCGGGCGCCAGCGGGCAAACCACCCGCGGCGGCGACGAGTCATCCCAGGGCCAGGGCGAAGCCAGCCCCGGCGACGCACAGGCCGGCGCCACGCCGCCAACCGGCGGTAACGAAGTACCGGGCAGCGAACTGGGGGACGAGCAAACCACCACACCGCCGCTGCGCCCCACCGACGCCAGGCTCGACGGTGAACATCGCCAGGCCCTGGAACAGTGGCTGCGGGAGATCCCGGACAACCCCGGCGAACTGCTGCGACGCAAATTCTGGTACGAACAGCAACAACATCAGGACAAGACTCGATGA